A portion of the Coturnix japonica isolate 7356 chromosome 4, Coturnix japonica 2.1, whole genome shotgun sequence genome contains these proteins:
- the LOC107312855 gene encoding ubiquitin carboxyl-terminal hydrolase 12-like isoform X1 gives MCWMPVRIAQHCFVSCRKQGANASALEKEIGPEQFPVNEHYFGLVNFGNTCYCNSVLQALYFCRPFREKVLAYKVQPRKKESLLTCLSDLFNSIATQKKKVGVIPPKKFISRLRKENELFDNYMQQDAHEFLNYLLNTIADLLQEEKKQEKQNGKLQNGSIESEEGDKTDLTWVHEIFQGTLTNETRCLNCEAVSSKDEDFLDLSVDVEQNTSITHCLRGFSNTETLCSEYKYYCEQCRSKQEAQKRMRVKKLPMILALHLKRFKYMDQLHRYTKLSYRVVFPLELRLFNTSGDATNPDRMYDLVAVVVHCGSGPNRGHYITIVKSHGFWLLFDDDIVEKIDAQAIEEFYGLTSDISKNSESGYILFYQSRD, from the exons ATGTGCTGGATGCCTGTCAGGatagcacagcactgctttgtgagctgcaggaagcag GGCGCCAATGCCTCAGCTTTGGAGAAAGAGATTGGTCCTGAACAGTTCCCTGTGAATGAGCATTACTTTGGCTTGGTCAAT TTCGGCAATACCTGCTACTGCAACTCAGTCTTGCAGGCACTTTATTTTTGTCGTCCATTTCGGGAAAAAGTTCTGGCATACAAAGTGCAGCCTCGAAAGAAGGAAAGCCTCCTGACATGCCTCTCTGATCTCTTCAACAGTATTGCTACCCAAAAGAAGAAGGTGGGAGTCATCCCACCCAAGAAATTTATTTCCCgattgaggaaagaaaatg agTTGTTTGATAATTACATGCAGCAGGATGCACATGAATTCCTAAACTACCTACTTAACACTATTGCTGACTTGcttcaagaagagaaaaagcaggaaaagcagaatggcAAACTCCAGAATGGCAGCATTGAAAGTGAGGAAGGAGACAAGACTGATCTGACATGGGTCCATGAAATCTTCCAAGGAACACTAACCAATGAAACCAGATGTCTTAACTGTGAGGCT GTTAGTAGCAAAGATGAGGACTTTCTGGATCTATCGGTTGATGTGGAACAAAATACATCAATTACGCACTGTCTGAg agggTTTAGTAATACTGAAACTCTGTGCAGTGAATATAAGTACTATTGTGAGCAGTGCCGCAGTAAACAAGAAGCACAGAAGAG AATGAGAGTGAAAAAGTTGCCCATGATTCTAGCTCTGCACTTAAAAAGGTTCAAATACATGGACCAGCTGCATCGATACACCAAACTCTCCTACCGTGTTGTCTTTCCCTTGGAGCTCCGGCTTTTTAACACGTCAGGAGATGCTACAAATCCTGACAGAATGTACGACCTTGTGGCTGTAGTTGTTCACTGTGGCAG TGGTCCAAATCGTGGCCATTATATCACCATTGTGAAGAGCCATGGCTTTTGGTTGCTGTTTGATGATGACATTGTAGAG aaaatcGATGCTCAGGCCATTGAAGAGTTCTATGGGCTAACATCAGACATTTCCAAAAACTCCGAATCTGGATATATCCTCTTCTACCAGTCAAGAGACTAA
- the LOC107312855 gene encoding ubiquitin carboxyl-terminal hydrolase 12-like isoform X2: protein MDVLMTVRRLASICTMGANASALEKEIGPEQFPVNEHYFGLVNFGNTCYCNSVLQALYFCRPFREKVLAYKVQPRKKESLLTCLSDLFNSIATQKKKVGVIPPKKFISRLRKENELFDNYMQQDAHEFLNYLLNTIADLLQEEKKQEKQNGKLQNGSIESEEGDKTDLTWVHEIFQGTLTNETRCLNCEAVSSKDEDFLDLSVDVEQNTSITHCLRGFSNTETLCSEYKYYCEQCRSKQEAQKRMRVKKLPMILALHLKRFKYMDQLHRYTKLSYRVVFPLELRLFNTSGDATNPDRMYDLVAVVVHCGSGPNRGHYITIVKSHGFWLLFDDDIVEKIDAQAIEEFYGLTSDISKNSESGYILFYQSRD from the exons GGCGCCAATGCCTCAGCTTTGGAGAAAGAGATTGGTCCTGAACAGTTCCCTGTGAATGAGCATTACTTTGGCTTGGTCAAT TTCGGCAATACCTGCTACTGCAACTCAGTCTTGCAGGCACTTTATTTTTGTCGTCCATTTCGGGAAAAAGTTCTGGCATACAAAGTGCAGCCTCGAAAGAAGGAAAGCCTCCTGACATGCCTCTCTGATCTCTTCAACAGTATTGCTACCCAAAAGAAGAAGGTGGGAGTCATCCCACCCAAGAAATTTATTTCCCgattgaggaaagaaaatg agTTGTTTGATAATTACATGCAGCAGGATGCACATGAATTCCTAAACTACCTACTTAACACTATTGCTGACTTGcttcaagaagagaaaaagcaggaaaagcagaatggcAAACTCCAGAATGGCAGCATTGAAAGTGAGGAAGGAGACAAGACTGATCTGACATGGGTCCATGAAATCTTCCAAGGAACACTAACCAATGAAACCAGATGTCTTAACTGTGAGGCT GTTAGTAGCAAAGATGAGGACTTTCTGGATCTATCGGTTGATGTGGAACAAAATACATCAATTACGCACTGTCTGAg agggTTTAGTAATACTGAAACTCTGTGCAGTGAATATAAGTACTATTGTGAGCAGTGCCGCAGTAAACAAGAAGCACAGAAGAG AATGAGAGTGAAAAAGTTGCCCATGATTCTAGCTCTGCACTTAAAAAGGTTCAAATACATGGACCAGCTGCATCGATACACCAAACTCTCCTACCGTGTTGTCTTTCCCTTGGAGCTCCGGCTTTTTAACACGTCAGGAGATGCTACAAATCCTGACAGAATGTACGACCTTGTGGCTGTAGTTGTTCACTGTGGCAG TGGTCCAAATCGTGGCCATTATATCACCATTGTGAAGAGCCATGGCTTTTGGTTGCTGTTTGATGATGACATTGTAGAG aaaatcGATGCTCAGGCCATTGAAGAGTTCTATGGGCTAACATCAGACATTTCCAAAAACTCCGAATCTGGATATATCCTCTTCTACCAGTCAAGAGACTAA
- the LOC107312863 gene encoding G-protein coupled receptor 12-like — translation MLNGPAAMGEPWQPQSQQQRLPALGNASAPSARPSAAAEEGGGPAGTAAPGGGGPAAAVSPWDIALCATGTAVAGENALVLAVLFYTPSLRAPMFVLIGSLALADLLAGIGLIVNFALRYLLRPPSEAAELGAAGLLLAAFSASVCSLLAITVDRYLSLYNALTYHSERTLGFTCGAVLLMWLLCLGVGLLPPLGWHCLRDQSACSVLRPVTKDNAAVLAVTFLLLFALMMQLYLQICKIAFRHAQQIAVQHQFIATAQATSTRKGLSTLSLILGTFALCWIPFAIYSLVADSSYPAVYTYSLALPAACNSLINPIIYAFRNPDIQKSLWLACCGCGPALSSRPRTSSDV, via the coding sequence ATGCTGAACGGCCCCGCCGCCATGGGAGAGCCCTGGCAGCCGCAGTCCCAGCAGCAGCGGCTCCCGGCTCTCGGCAACGCCTCGGCCCCCAGCGCCCGGCCCTCGGCGGCGGCGGAAGAGGGGGGGGGTCCCGCGGGCACGGCGGCCCCGGGCGGTGGGGGCCCGGCGGCGGCGGTCAGCCCTTGGGACATCGCTCTGTGCGCCACGGGGACGGCGGTGGCCGGCGAGAACGCGCTGGTGCTGGCGGTGCTGTTCTACACGCCCAGCCTGCGGGCGCCCATGTTCGTGCTGATAGGCAGCCTGGCGCTGGCCGACCTGCTGGCTGGGATCGGACTGATCGTCAATTTCGCCTTGCGTTACCTGCTGCGGCCGCCCAGCGAGGCGGCGGAGctgggggcggcggggctgctgctggccgcCTTCTCGGCGTCGGTGTGCAGCCTGCTGGCCATCACGGTGGACCGCTACCTGTCGCTGTACAACGCGCTGACGTATCACAGCGAGCGCACGCTGGGCTTCACGTGCGGCGCGGTGCTGCTGATGTGGCTGCTGTGCCTGGGCGTGGGGCTGCTGCCCCCGCTGGGCTGGCACTGCCTGCGGGACCAGAGCGCCTGCAGCGTATTGCGACCCGTCACCAAGGACAACGCGGCCGTGCTGGCCgtcaccttcctgctgctcttcgCCCTCATGATGCAGCTCTACCTGCAGATCTGCAAGATCGCCTTCCGGCACGCGCAGCAGATCGCCGTGCAGCACCAGTTCATCGCCACGGCTCAGGCCACCTCCACCCGCAAAGGGCTCTCCACGCTGTCCCTCATCCTCGGCACCTTCGCTCTCTGCTGGATCCCCTTCGCCATCTACTCGCTGGTGGCCGATTCCAGCTACCCCGCCGTGTACACGTACTCCCTGGCGCTGCCCGCCGCCTGCAACTCCCTCATCAACCCCATCATCTACGCCTTCCGCAACCCCGACATCCAGAAGTCGCTGTGGTTGGCGTGCTGCGGATGCGGCCCCGCGCTCTCCTCCCGCCCGCGGACATCCAGCGACGTGTGA